The nucleotide window ACAGTATGCCCTTCATCTTTAAGCTTGCCAGCCAATGAACAGAGGGCTATGGACGGAATATTTAACTCAGTAGCTGGGGTTATTATGAGGGTTACACGCATGTTTTTTTGTTGGAGCGAGCGGCTTGCCCTTCCGTAGCCTTGGCGAAGGAGGGCTATTAATTTCCGCCGAAGACTTTTTTAAATATGTTTGGATTGGCGGCTTCTTTTATACCGATGCTTCTTGCATATTCGCGTAAAGCATGTTTCTGCTGGTCAGTCAGGTTTTTCGGGACATCTACGGTCATTTTAACGAACAAGTCGCCTTTTCCTCTTTTGTTTAACCTGGGGAACCCTTCACCGTGTACCCTGAAAGTCGTGCCCGCCTGGGTACCTGCGGGAATCTTGAGTTTTATCTTGCCTTCAAGCGTACGCACATCGAACTCTCCTCCGAAAACAGCCTCAGGAAAAGTAATTTTTAATTCCGAAAATAAGTTGTCATGCTCCCTTACAAAATTAGGGTCTTTCTTAAGGTAGATAACTACATACAGGTCTCCGGGAACGCCGTTTTTTCCAGGAACATTTCCTGCTCCTGCTACCCTTAAAGAAGTACCTTCATCCACGCCGGGAGGGATTCGTACTGTTATTCTGTTCGATCCTTTTTTACTGCCTGTTCCACGGCAGGCCGGGCAGGGTGACGTAATTACTTTACCTTCACCATGGCATTGCGGGCAGGTTTGCGAAAACGAAAAGAATCCCTGATTATGCCTGACCTGTCCGCTTCCCTTACATTGAGGGCAGGTTTTAGCCGACGTCCCGGGCTTGGCGCCGGAACCGTCGCATTGAGAGCAGACCTCGCTCCTGGCAACCTCTATCGGCATTTCAATACCTTTTGCCGCATCAAGCAGGCTTAATTCAAGGTCATACCTTAGATCAGAACCTCGCCTTACACGCTGCCCGCTGGTTCTTCTTTGCCCTCCGCTAAAGATATCTCCTATAAAATCTCCGAAAATATCACCTACGGAAGAAAAATCGCCATACCCGCTGAAATCACCGTACCCTTCAGGTCCTGATCCCGGAGGAGGCGGAGCAGTACCAACCCCGGCATGGCCGAATTGATCGTACATCTGCCTTTTCTTCGGGTCATTCAATATTTCATATGCCTCGTTTATTTCTTTCAGCCTTGACTCGGAATCTTTATTATCGGGATTTTTATCAGGATGGTATTTAAGCGCAAGTTTCCTGTAAGCGCTTTTGAGCTCGTCAGGGCTTGCGCCTTTGCTTACACCAAGAATTTCATAGTAATCTTTTTTATCTGCCATGCCTAATTATGTGCTGCATACGGGTTTAAACCCGTATGCAGCACTATATCCTTTTTTATTTTTTCTCTTCATCAACCACTTCAGCATCCACAACATTACCCTGTTGAGGGCCTGTCGCACCAGCTTGTGGGCCTTGGTCATTTTGTTGCTGTCCTTGTTGTTCTGTACCTTTATCCCTTACCCCTGCCCCCTGTTGTTGTTTTGCCTGTGCTTCCTTATAGACAGCTTCTGCAAGTTTATGCGCAGCGCCCGTGAGGTTATCTTTGGCTTTCTTCATAGCATCGATACTGTCGCCTTTTATGGCATCTTTTGCTTCGTTTAAAGCTTGTTCTATCTTTAAACGCTCGTCCTGGGCTATCTTGTCTCCATGCTCTTTTAAACTTTTTTCAGTAGCATAGATAAGCGAATCCGTCTCATTTTTTACTTCTATCTCTTCTTTTCTTTTTTTGTCCTCATCCGAGAACTTCTCTGCTTCCTTTACGTATTTTTCAACTTCATCCTTGGAAAGCTTTGTTGAAGAAGTTATTCTTATAGATTGTTCCTTGCCTGTGCCCAGGTCTTTTGCATTTACGTGCAGGATCCCGTTGGCGTCAATATCGAACTTTACCTCTATCTGAGGCACACCCCTCGGAGCGGGCGGAATTCCTTCGAGATGAAACCGGCCGAGCGAAACGTTGTCTTTCGCCATGGGCCGCTCTCCCTGAAGCACATGTATCTCAACAGCAGGCTGGTTATCGGCTGCAGTTGAAAAAACCTGCGACTTTGCCGTAGGTATCTTAGAGTTCCTGTCGATTATCGCAGTCCTTACGCCGCCCAAGGTTTCCACTCCGAGAGTTAAAGGAGTAACGTCAAGAAGCAGTATGTCCTTTACTTCCCCGGTCAGAACCGCCGCCTGTATGGCAGCTCCGGTAGAAACACATTCCATAGGGTCTATCCCGTGCTCTACTTTCTTTCCTGCATGGTCTTCAACGAATTTCTGGACTATAGGCATGCGTGTCGGGCCGCCTACCAGAATGATCTTGCTTATCTGGTCATGCGAAAGTTTTGCATCCTTTAAAGCTGTATCGATCGATATATTGCAGCGGTCTACTATTGGTGCAACAAGTTTTTCAAGTGTCGCACGAGTAAGCTTCATGGTCAAATGTTTCGGGCCTGAAGCATCCGCTGTGATAAACGGCAGGTTAAGGTCGGTTTCAAGAACATTTGAAAGCTCGATCTTTGCCTTTTCTCCGGCTTCTTTTAAGCGCTGCATAGCCATCTTGTCTTTACGCAGGTCTATGCCGGTTTCCTTGCGGAACTCTTCGGCTAAATAATCTATTATAGAGTTGTCCATATCGGTACCGCCGAGCTTTGTATCACCGGAAGTCGACAAAACCTCAAACGTCCCTTCAGCCCCCATTTCCATGATTGTAACATCAAGGGTCCCGCCGCCCAGGTCGAATACGAGTATCTTCTGATTGTTCCCGGCTTTATCAATACCGTAGGACAATGCAGCCGCAGTGGGTTCATTGACAAGGCGAACCACTTCAAGCCCCGCTATGGCTCCCGCGTCTTTTGTAGCCTGCCTCTGGTGATCGTTAAAATATGCAGGAACAGTTATTACTGCCTTGGATATAGTTTCGCCCAAGTAAGCTTCTGCATCACGTTTTATCTTCTGCAGTACGAATGCCGATAACTGCTGGGGTGTATATTCCTTGCCGTGAATTTGGTATTTGTAATCTTCTCCCATTCTTCTTTTAAAAGCCGTTACTGTCCCTTCGTTGTTAGTAACAGCCTGCCTTCTTGCGGGCTCTCCTACAAGCAGCTGCCCGTCTTTTGTGAAAGCAACATACGAAGGAAAAGCCTTCCCTCCTAATGTCGTGCCTTCAGCCGAAGGTATCATCGTTGCCTTCCCGCCTTCCATAACTGCAGCAGCAGAATTTGAAGTTCCTAAATCTATTCCTATTATCTTAGCCATAAAATCCTCCTAAATGAGACATCAGACTTCAGACAGCAGACTAAAAACTTTATGTCTGTTGTATTTGGTCTCATATCTGTGGTCTGTGGTCTGCGGTCTGGTTTTTTGCTACTTTTACCCTTGCCGGCCTTATCATACGGCCGCCGAACATATAACCCTTCTGCATTACTCCCAGAATCTTTCCTTCCTCCTCTTCTTTGGTTTCCAGCTGTTCGATAGCTTCATGGAAGTTCGGGTCGAACTTCTGCCCCAAACTTTCAATCTCTTTTATGCCCTCGCTGGAAAGCATTTTTGAAAACTCTATTTTTATCAATTCAAGCCCCTTTTTAATGCTTTCAGGGCTTGCATTGCTGTTCATACTTTCATAAGCCTGTTCGATAACATCCAGCAGGTCAATCTGTTTTAACAATATTTCTTCCTTGCCCCACAGCCTGTGAGTCTGTTTCTCTTTTTCCATGCGGTTCCTGTAATTTTCAAATTCTGCCTTAAGCCTTAAGAGCTGGTCATAATAATCTTCTGCTTTCTTTTTGTTTTCTTCCACTGACTGCCTTAATATCTCTAGTTCAGACAGCTTTTCATCACGGCTCGTATCATAATCAGCTTCTATATTTTCATTATTGATATTTGGATCATCAAGTTTTGACAATTTATCCTCCCACCTTGGAAAGCAGTTTATTTACTATTTTTGACACTGCGCCTACAAGCGCCATCATTTTCTGGTATTCCATCCTTTTTGGGCCTATGATGCCGAGTATGCCGACTGGTTTATTGCCGTCTTTATATATTGAACTAACAACGCTAAGGTGCTGCAGGTCTTTACATTGCGTTTCAGAGCCTATCAGTACGCTTATATCTTTTTCAGTAAGTTTATCATTTAAGACCTGCATTAACCGGTCTTTGTCTTCGCTCAAACTTAGCATGCATTTCATAGATTCATAGTCATGGAACTCTGGAAGGCCGAGCACATTGCTTGTGCCTTCCAGGTACATATTCTCATCTGTATCTATGTCAAAGATATGCCTGCTCAAGTTTTTTGCTATTGCGATCACATCTTTTTCCTCTCTTTCAAATTCTTCCAGCAAGTTGAATATCTCTTGCTTGACATTTAATACGCTATGGTCTCTTAAGTTTTCATTTAATATGGTATTTAATCTTGACAGCTGTTCTTTCGGCACTCCGGCTTCTATTATCTTATGTTTTACAAGGCCTGTACTTGTAACTAGAATAACAAGCAGTTGTTTTTCCGAGACTTGCGCCAATTCAATATATTTCAGCGTACTGCTCTCTATTTTAGGAGCTATCACAAACCCTGAATAATTCGACAAAGATGAAAGTGCACGGGAAGTCTGAGACAAAAGGTCGCTCAGTTCCTTGATACGGCCGTGATACTCCTGCCTTGCCCTGTCTTCTTCATCTATTATGAGCTTCTGCAGCTCTATTAAAGAATCAACATAGGACCTGTACCCTCTATCTGTCGGTAATCTTCCAGCCGAAGTATGGGGATGGCTCAAATACCCTTCTTCTTCAAGTTCTGCCATAAGGTTTCTGATGGTAGCAGGAGACAGGCCAAAACTGTATTCTTCAGTAATAATATTTGAGCCGACAGGCTTTCCAGTCTTTATATAGTGATGGATAATAGCCTGAAGTATTTTCTTTTTCCTGTCACTTGATACTTCCGGGTCTAAATGCCTCATCTTTACCTCTAAATTAAAATTAGCACTCTTGTACCCTAAGTGCTAATATTATACCACCTATTTGATTTTTTGTCAAGCAGTTGAACTCCTCCGGCAGGAGCCTGTAGCTCCTTTTGGATAAGAGACATCCCGTCATCATTTATATTCATGCCTTGACAGAAGTCGGGGTCTTTATTGCGGCGGGATTAAAAATAGAAAAATATTAATAATTATTTCCCAAAAAGTATTCTTTTATCAAATATTTTATAAACAAGAGACCGGTCGGGATGGACTTAGATTTACTTTCTCCTCCGATTCTGTTCCCCTCTATTGTAGGGATCTCGCTTACTTTCAGGCCGAGCTTCATAGACCTGATAGACATCTGGTATTCGACCAAAAAACCCTGAGCATCCATCTTGATTTTTTCAAATGCAGATTTCTTAACCGCTCTATAGCCATTGATAGTATCCGTGATATATTTGCCCTTATTCCACAGCAGGTTTGCAATTAAGGTAAAACATCTATTGGCCCAGGCCCTTAAAGGAAAAAACTCTTCGTCTTCTTCATTTCGCGAGCCAGGCAGAAAGCGTGATGCAATTGCCATATCAGATCCATTTTCTATAAGGTCTAACAACTTTGGAATATCTTGAGGGTCTTCATTGCCGTCCGGACTATGGAAAACCACAGCCTCGCCAACCGCTTCTTTTATTCCTATCCTGAAGGCTTCTGCCCTGCCTTTTATCTCTTGGCCCACAACTTTTACTTTCCTATCTTTAAAGTATTCAACTGTCCCGTCCGTAGAGCCGCCGTCCACTACAAAATAGTCGTCAACAGACGAAAAAGGTATCTTATCGAACAGTGTCTTTACACCTGCAATCTCATTGTAAGTTAGAAGTACCAGGGTTTTTTTCAAAAAAACTCTCCTTAACTGTATAATCAAGGCTGTTTAGGGCTTTTATAACGGCATCTATCTCAATTTATTCTTCACATACTTTATCTTGCCTATATTATACCCGATTTCGGCTACCCAGGCGCGGATATCGTTATTAAAAGGCGCCAGCAGCAACCTCGGCAGGAGCGAACTTAAGAAAATAGATTTTATTGCCATGAACCTGTATAATTTATATTTTAAAATAATTTTAACTATAAATTCAGGCAATAGAGGTATATAACAGAGCAGGGACCTGAACTCTAAAAATGTTTTCTTTTTTTCTGCGCTTACACTACCGCCCATAAAATCACTTGAGCCCAGGCCCTCTTCTATTTTTGTTATTTCATCTTCAGTTGCAAGGCGCCTGGCTTTAAAAATATCTACCATCTCAGTACGCGGATAAAGGGTCAGCCAGAAATAAGTTACGACGTCAGGCCTTATCTTACTATAAAACCCGGCCGCTTCGGCCATTTCTTTTTCGCCTTCACCCGGGATACCGGCTATATGGTCAATGTTTACTTTTATGCCGGCTTTGTGGAAAAGTGCCATGGCAGATTCTATCTGAGCGTTCGTATCTGTCCTAAAAAGAACGGACTTGCGGGATTGCTCGTTAGCGCTCTGGATACCCATTGAAACATATATACATCCCGCTTCTTTAAGCTCATATACGACCTCAGCGCTGGATACGGAAGGGTGTGCAAAACACTTGAAGGGAATGTTTATCTCTTTTCTATATTCCTTGGCAAACTCTCTCAGCCATTTTATATCGTATATGAAGACCTCATCTCTTATAAAGACCAGCGGAAACTTATATTTTTGTTTTGCGCTCCTGAGTTCTTCAATGACATTTGCCACACCCCGCCTTCTTAAATACCTGCCGCGGTCTTTGTAGGTTTTATAAAGAAAATTATTGCAGCAGTAGGAACAGCGGTACGGGCATCCTCTTCCGGTCAGCAAATTATACTGCAGTTTAAATGCAGGAAGCTTGTCATAAAAAAGGTCTTTGTCAGGAAAAGGCAGGCGGTCAAGCTCCTGGTTTAAGTCCCTTACGGGATTTTTGTATATTTGCCCGTCTTTTTTAAACCAAAGATTTTTTATAGTCAGATTTCTTTTTTTCTTGTAGTCGTCAAGGGAATTGACAAGTTCAAGGAATGCCTCCTCGCCTTCCCCGACGCACACAATATCTACTTCAGGATTTTTTATCACGATATCCGGAACACTTGTCGGATGGATCCCGCCAAAGATCACCGGCAGGTCTTCTCTTTTTTCTTTTATGTCTTTAGCAAAATCAAGAGCCCACCTGTACTGGTCCGTTACGGCCGAGAACGCCACAAGGTCAGGCTCTGAATCAATAACCTCGGAAATAAGTATGTCCTTTAGGCGGCTTGTCCTGTCAGCAAATACCGAGTTTCCTATATTAGAAAAATCATCCTTAAAAAGCTGCGGGTCAAAGACAAGCGAAACTGAATGCCCGAAAGAGCGGAGGTATGAAGACAGGTATTCAACGCCCAAAGATTCAAATCCTGAATAGACAAAAGTTATATTAGACATTTATTTAGGGTAAGTTACTGATTACGGTGATTAATTATCTTAGGAGTATCGCTGTAATCGCAGTTATAAATCATTGTAATCACTGTTTCATATTTTTCGACAAATATATTTCCGCCAAATAATTGTGCGGTATCTGGCGGGTCCGGTCATCCTTATTATATGGCTGTAACTGATAAACAAAAACCCAATCGGCGTTAAATACCTCTTTCATATATTTATTCCAGAAAAGGTTAAACCTCTCCCATTCGTCGCCATTCCAGTAATAAAGGTTATAACCTTTTAAACGGTATACTTCCCGGACATTTATCAATATATTTGTAAAACCCTGCTCTTTAAGTTTATTGTAGACCTCATCTTCGTTCTTGCAAGTTTTAACCAGCTCTACTATAGGCACAAACTCGCTGACAGTATGAGTCAAAAACTTCCTCTTACAATATATCCCCCGCGTCTCTCCTATGAATAAGATATATGAATCTTCGGGCAAATTGTTATTTACCCAGTCTATCGCGGCATAGTTCGGCGACACATAAGAACCTATGCCTTTTCCTTTGGATAACTGTTCATTTTTTGAAACAAGCCCAAGAAAAGCGCCTAAGGGATTCTCCGAATATTTTTGAAGCATTGAGGTTAGTTGAACGTTGCCGAAGGTTAAAATAACCACTATCCATATCACTGTTTTTCTTAATAGATTTGACGGCAGGTACCAGATCCAATAAGCAAAAACTCCGCTTACCACGGTCAAAGCAGGCAAAAATAACCTTATATGAGCCTGCAGGTATTGCCAGATAAAATAGTAGATCAATGAATAGGCAATAAAAAAATCGACCTGCTTATTTTTTCTTTTAAATAAGAAGAAAAACGGTAATAGCAGCAGGTATATTGGCCCGCAATAAGGTTCAAGGATATTCTTTCCCATAGTATAAGTCCAGGGAAGCATCAAAATATTTTTTAGAGTGAACGGCCTTCTCGGTGGATCTTGAAGGTATCCCAGAGATCGCATCTTTATATCGCCCAGTTGTTGCCATAACATGGGAAACACCGGATTATTAACCCATATATAATTTCTTATAAGCAAGGGGGAAAGGACTACACTGGCAACTCCAACAAAAATCATAACTTCTTTAAAAACTTCTTTATAAGCGGCTTTATCCCTGTACAACCTGAAAAATATCAACAGGATGACAAGGGCTGTGCTCGCATACAAACTTATATATTTTGAACCCATTCCAAGGCCGCTAAAAACAGCTGAAATAATCAGCCACTTCTTTTCTTTATTCCCTCCGGAAGAAAACTCCGACTCGATATGGGATGTATCCGGTCCCTTCAAAGCCGCGTTATTTACGGAGCCGGCTACTGACGGAGCACTACCGCTGTTCATCCAGTTCAAAAAAGCAAAAAATGCCAAAACTTCAAAAAAACCTATGCCCATTTCGATCGCTGTTTTTGATGAAACAAGCAGGGCAAAAGGTGTAGTCCAGAAGATAACGCTTCCCAGCCAGGCCACGGAACGGTTAAAATACTTGTTTAGCATCACGAATACGATCACAAAGTTAAACAAGCCGAAAGAAAAATGGATTAGCTTGGCAGCCATCTCATCCCTTAAAAGCAATCCTATAGTATAAAGCACTTCTATATTGCAGGGATAAAAAGACATGTGAATTGACGGTATAACATGCATCCTGTGCGAATTTATCCAGGCCTG belongs to Candidatus Liberimonas magnetica and includes:
- the hrcA gene encoding heat-inducible transcriptional repressor HrcA, with the protein product MRHLDPEVSSDRKKKILQAIIHHYIKTGKPVGSNIITEEYSFGLSPATIRNLMAELEEEGYLSHPHTSAGRLPTDRGYRSYVDSLIELQKLIIDEEDRARQEYHGRIKELSDLLSQTSRALSSLSNYSGFVIAPKIESSTLKYIELAQVSEKQLLVILVTSTGLVKHKIIEAGVPKEQLSRLNTILNENLRDHSVLNVKQEIFNLLEEFEREEKDVIAIAKNLSRHIFDIDTDENMYLEGTSNVLGLPEFHDYESMKCMLSLSEDKDRLMQVLNDKLTEKDISVLIGSETQCKDLQHLSVVSSIYKDGNKPVGILGIIGPKRMEYQKMMALVGAVSKIVNKLLSKVGG
- a CDS encoding nucleotide exchange factor GrpE, producing the protein MSKLDDPNINNENIEADYDTSRDEKLSELEILRQSVEENKKKAEDYYDQLLRLKAEFENYRNRMEKEKQTHRLWGKEEILLKQIDLLDVIEQAYESMNSNASPESIKKGLELIKIEFSKMLSSEGIKEIESLGQKFDPNFHEAIEQLETKEEEEGKILGVMQKGYMFGGRMIRPARVKVAKNQTADHRPQI
- the dnaJ gene encoding molecular chaperone DnaJ, whose protein sequence is MADKKDYYEILGVSKGASPDELKSAYRKLALKYHPDKNPDNKDSESRLKEINEAYEILNDPKKRQMYDQFGHAGVGTAPPPPGSGPEGYGDFSGYGDFSSVGDIFGDFIGDIFSGGQRRTSGQRVRRGSDLRYDLELSLLDAAKGIEMPIEVARSEVCSQCDGSGAKPGTSAKTCPQCKGSGQVRHNQGFFSFSQTCPQCHGEGKVITSPCPACRGTGSKKGSNRITVRIPPGVDEGTSLRVAGAGNVPGKNGVPGDLYVVIYLKKDPNFVREHDNLFSELKITFPEAVFGGEFDVRTLEGKIKLKIPAGTQAGTTFRVHGEGFPRLNKRGKGDLFVKMTVDVPKNLTDQQKHALREYARSIGIKEAANPNIFKKVFGGN
- a CDS encoding B12-binding domain-containing radical SAM protein, giving the protein MSNITFVYSGFESLGVEYLSSYLRSFGHSVSLVFDPQLFKDDFSNIGNSVFADRTSRLKDILISEVIDSEPDLVAFSAVTDQYRWALDFAKDIKEKREDLPVIFGGIHPTSVPDIVIKNPEVDIVCVGEGEEAFLELVNSLDDYKKKRNLTIKNLWFKKDGQIYKNPVRDLNQELDRLPFPDKDLFYDKLPAFKLQYNLLTGRGCPYRCSYCCNNFLYKTYKDRGRYLRRRGVANVIEELRSAKQKYKFPLVFIRDEVFIYDIKWLREFAKEYRKEINIPFKCFAHPSVSSAEVVYELKEAGCIYVSMGIQSANEQSRKSVLFRTDTNAQIESAMALFHKAGIKVNIDHIAGIPGEGEKEMAEAAGFYSKIRPDVVTYFWLTLYPRTEMVDIFKARRLATEDEITKIEEGLGSSDFMGGSVSAEKKKTFLEFRSLLCYIPLLPEFIVKIILKYKLYRFMAIKSIFLSSLLPRLLLAPFNNDIRAWVAEIGYNIGKIKYVKNKLR
- the dnaK gene encoding molecular chaperone DnaK, giving the protein MAKIIGIDLGTSNSAAAVMEGGKATMIPSAEGTTLGGKAFPSYVAFTKDGQLLVGEPARRQAVTNNEGTVTAFKRRMGEDYKYQIHGKEYTPQQLSAFVLQKIKRDAEAYLGETISKAVITVPAYFNDHQRQATKDAGAIAGLEVVRLVNEPTAAALSYGIDKAGNNQKILVFDLGGGTLDVTIMEMGAEGTFEVLSTSGDTKLGGTDMDNSIIDYLAEEFRKETGIDLRKDKMAMQRLKEAGEKAKIELSNVLETDLNLPFITADASGPKHLTMKLTRATLEKLVAPIVDRCNISIDTALKDAKLSHDQISKIILVGGPTRMPIVQKFVEDHAGKKVEHGIDPMECVSTGAAIQAAVLTGEVKDILLLDVTPLTLGVETLGGVRTAIIDRNSKIPTAKSQVFSTAADNQPAVEIHVLQGERPMAKDNVSLGRFHLEGIPPAPRGVPQIEVKFDIDANGILHVNAKDLGTGKEQSIRITSSTKLSKDEVEKYVKEAEKFSDEDKKRKEEIEVKNETDSLIYATEKSLKEHGDKIAQDERLKIEQALNEAKDAIKGDSIDAMKKAKDNLTGAAHKLAEAVYKEAQAKQQQGAGVRDKGTEQQGQQQNDQGPQAGATGPQQGNVVDAEVVDEEKK
- a CDS encoding glycosyltransferase family 2 protein, coding for MKKTLVLLTYNEIAGVKTLFDKIPFSSVDDYFVVDGGSTDGTVEYFKDRKVKVVGQEIKGRAEAFRIGIKEAVGEAVVFHSPDGNEDPQDIPKLLDLIENGSDMAIASRFLPGSRNEEDEEFFPLRAWANRCFTLIANLLWNKGKYITDTINGYRAVKKSAFEKIKMDAQGFLVEYQMSIRSMKLGLKVSEIPTIEGNRIGGESKSKSIPTGLLFIKYLIKEYFLGNNY